The Lysobacter gummosus genome includes a region encoding these proteins:
- a CDS encoding alpha/beta fold hydrolase: MNTGPSASPTNPLRRRLLGGAALAFAAGPMGAIGSALAAPASVRAAPASAGKPVWGPLRQIDAGVLRVSYAQMGPDDGPPVLLLHGWPYDIHTYAEVAPLLAAKGYRVIVPYLRGYGSTTFLSADTPRNGQQAALATDAIALLDALHIDKAIFAGCDWGARTADIMAALWPQRCQGLVSVSGYLIGSQQANQAPLSPKAELQWWYQFYFATERGRLGYEKNRSEFSRLIWQLASPQWRFDDATFLRSAAAFDNPNHVAVVIHNYRWRLGLAEGEKRFDEMEARLARMPDIGVATITLEGDANGAPHPPSSAYASKFTGKYAHRLIGGGIGHNLPQEAPAAFAQAVVDVAAF; the protein is encoded by the coding sequence ATGAACACCGGTCCTTCCGCCTCGCCGACCAACCCCCTGCGTCGCCGCCTGCTGGGCGGCGCAGCGCTCGCCTTCGCCGCCGGCCCCATGGGCGCGATCGGGTCCGCGCTCGCCGCACCCGCGTCGGTGCGCGCCGCGCCCGCCTCCGCGGGCAAGCCGGTGTGGGGTCCGCTGCGGCAGATCGACGCCGGCGTGCTGCGCGTGAGCTACGCGCAGATGGGCCCGGACGATGGCCCGCCGGTGCTGCTTCTGCACGGCTGGCCCTACGACATCCACACCTATGCCGAAGTCGCGCCGTTGCTGGCGGCGAAGGGCTACCGCGTCATCGTTCCGTACCTGCGCGGTTACGGCTCGACCACCTTCCTGTCCGCCGACACGCCGCGCAACGGACAACAGGCCGCGCTCGCCACCGATGCGATCGCGCTGCTGGACGCGCTGCATATCGACAAGGCGATCTTCGCCGGTTGCGACTGGGGCGCACGCACCGCCGACATCATGGCCGCGCTGTGGCCGCAACGCTGCCAGGGCCTGGTCTCGGTCAGCGGTTACCTGATCGGCAGCCAGCAGGCCAATCAGGCGCCGTTGTCGCCGAAGGCCGAGCTGCAGTGGTGGTATCAGTTCTATTTCGCCACCGAGCGCGGCCGCCTGGGTTATGAGAAAAACCGCAGCGAATTCTCGCGGCTGATCTGGCAACTCGCCTCGCCGCAGTGGCGTTTCGACGATGCCACCTTCCTGCGCAGCGCGGCCGCGTTCGACAATCCCAATCACGTGGCCGTGGTGATTCACAACTACCGCTGGCGTCTGGGCCTGGCCGAAGGCGAAAAGCGCTTCGACGAAATGGAAGCGCGGCTGGCGCGGATGCCCGATATCGGCGTTGCCACCATCACCCTGGAAGGCGACGCCAACGGCGCGCCGCATCCGCCCAGCAGCGCCTATGCCAGCAAGTTCACCGGCAAGTACGCGCACCGGCTGATCGGCGGCGGCATCGGCCACAATCTTCCGCAGGAAGCGCCGGCCGCGTTCGCGCAGGCGGTGGTGGATGTCGCCGCGTTCTGA
- a CDS encoding RNA polymerase sigma-70 factor, producing the protein MRGIAYRMLGSVAEAEDVVQDVWLAWHKADPERIDDAQAWLVTTTTRRSIDRLRLARTDREHYVGIWLPEPILTDAGEATPEQLQEAASDLSIAFLMVLERLAPEARAAFLLREVFDADYGDIARTLDKSEAACRQIVHRAKAQLREERPRYVVSAQAHQQLMLRFAQALSSGDFNGMKQMMAESATLVGDGGGIVTSFAEPMVGGPRIAQLLYAARLRYKHELRIVPAWINGRLGLLRYIGAELESVQSYDTDGERIVRVYIQRNPDKLRRIAAAQAALLS; encoded by the coding sequence TTGCGTGGCATTGCCTACCGCATGCTCGGCTCGGTGGCCGAAGCCGAGGATGTGGTGCAAGACGTCTGGCTGGCCTGGCACAAGGCCGATCCGGAGCGCATCGACGATGCGCAGGCCTGGCTGGTGACCACCACCACCCGCCGCTCGATCGACCGCCTGCGCCTGGCTCGCACCGACCGCGAGCACTACGTCGGCATCTGGCTGCCCGAACCGATCCTTACCGACGCCGGCGAGGCCACGCCCGAGCAATTGCAGGAAGCCGCCAGCGACTTGTCGATCGCGTTCCTGATGGTGCTGGAGCGGCTCGCGCCGGAGGCGCGCGCGGCGTTCCTGCTGCGCGAGGTGTTCGACGCCGATTACGGCGACATCGCGCGGACCCTGGACAAAAGCGAAGCCGCCTGCCGCCAGATCGTGCACCGGGCCAAGGCCCAGTTGCGCGAGGAGCGGCCGCGCTATGTGGTATCGGCGCAGGCGCATCAACAGCTGATGCTTCGCTTCGCGCAGGCCCTGTCCAGCGGCGATTTCAACGGCATGAAACAGATGATGGCCGAGTCGGCGACTTTGGTCGGCGACGGCGGCGGCATCGTCACCAGTTTCGCCGAACCGATGGTCGGCGGGCCGCGCATCGCCCAGCTGCTGTACGCCGCGCGCCTGCGCTACAAGCACGAGCTGCGTATCGTGCCGGCCTGGATCAACGGCCGTCTGGGCCTGTTGCGCTACATCGGCGCGGAACTGGAATCGGTGCAGTCCTACGACACCGACGGCGAGCGCATCGTGCGCGTTTACATCCAACGCAATCCGGACAAGCTGCGGCGCATCGCCGCGGCTCAGGCGGCGTTGCTGAGCTGA
- a CDS encoding cupin domain-containing protein — translation MRIRHSLVLLLLLAPAAASAHGPAAAGAAPLPTVTTVMTQPLSGYPGKEALMLSVEYPPGGADPVHRHDADAFVYVLEGSIVMGVAGGKEVTLTAGQSFYEGPKDIHTVGRNASRDKPAKFVVLLLKDVNKPALIPVP, via the coding sequence ATGCGCATCCGCCATTCGCTCGTCCTGCTGTTGCTGCTCGCACCCGCAGCCGCGTCGGCCCACGGCCCCGCCGCCGCGGGCGCCGCGCCGCTGCCTACGGTCACCACCGTCATGACCCAGCCGCTGTCCGGCTACCCGGGCAAGGAAGCGCTGATGCTCAGCGTCGAATACCCGCCCGGCGGCGCCGACCCGGTGCATCGCCACGATGCGGATGCGTTCGTCTACGTGCTGGAAGGTTCCATCGTGATGGGCGTGGCCGGCGGCAAGGAAGTCACCCTGACCGCGGGCCAGAGCTTCTACGAAGGTCCGAAGGACATCCACACCGTCGGCCGCAACGCCAGTCGCGACAAGCCGGCCAAGTTCGTGGTGCTGCTGCTGAAGGACGTGAACAAGCCGGCCCTGATCCCGGTTCCGTGA
- a CDS encoding carboxymuconolactone decarboxylase family protein: MSQRLDYQQQSPELFKKLIEFSMLVEKSSIEQPIRDLVSIRASQINGCAFCVDMHIKQATLHGERPLRLHHLAIWRESTLFAPRERAVLAWTEALTQIPAHGVPDDIYERVRTQLSEKEISDLSFMVMNINAWNRVNIGFQTVPGSLDKAFGLDKANLA; the protein is encoded by the coding sequence ATGAGTCAACGCCTGGATTACCAACAGCAATCCCCGGAACTGTTCAAGAAACTCATCGAGTTCAGCATGCTCGTGGAAAAGTCCTCGATCGAGCAGCCCATCCGCGATCTGGTCTCGATCCGCGCCTCGCAGATCAACGGCTGCGCGTTCTGCGTGGACATGCACATCAAACAGGCCACCTTGCACGGCGAGCGCCCGCTGCGCCTGCATCACCTCGCCATCTGGCGCGAATCGACCTTGTTCGCCCCGCGCGAACGCGCCGTGCTGGCGTGGACGGAAGCGCTGACCCAGATCCCGGCGCACGGCGTGCCCGACGACATCTACGAGCGCGTGCGCACGCAGTTGTCCGAGAAAGAAATTTCCGATCTGAGCTTCATGGTCATGAACATCAACGCATGGAACCGCGTCAACATCGGCTTCCAGACCGTTCCGGGCAGCCTGGACAAGGCCTTCGGACTGGACAAGGCCAATCTGGCCTGA
- a CDS encoding sigma factor-like helix-turn-helix DNA-binding protein yields MTIIFHHRGGDPAPSQAERIWLDFLRALQALAPEAQAAFVLHVIFETSYADIARMIGQPAELCRQQVEHARAHALAPWPRRGQDEA; encoded by the coding sequence ATGACCATTATTTTTCACCACCGGGGCGGCGACCCCGCGCCATCGCAAGCCGAGCGAATCTGGCTGGATTTCCTGCGCGCGCTGCAGGCGCTGGCGCCGGAAGCGCAGGCGGCGTTCGTGCTGCACGTGATCTTCGAGACCAGCTACGCCGATATCGCCCGCATGATCGGCCAGCCGGCGGAGCTGTGCCGCCAGCAGGTCGAACACGCCCGCGCCCACGCGCTGGCGCCGTGGCCACGGCGCGGGCAGGACGAGGCATGA
- a CDS encoding LysR family transcriptional regulator gives MTTMNLVMNATAQTPIDGHDALPCSFSASYAGVVAFITVATEGSFARAADRLGVGRSAVSRSVQKLEGQLGARLFLRTTRSTSLTSEGELFFENCRPGVERITQALDEMRDLREGPPRGQLRISSTHGFGRNVVAPLLAEFRLRYPGIGIELTLEERLADLAVDRVDVAFRDGRMDDSQVIAKQLIPMRMLVCASPDYARRRGLPTSIGELQAHACINRRLPNGRLRSWDFKIDGVAQSVAPPGELVFNDDDLLLQAVHAGQGLAQMPAYQVSAALRSGALLACLNPFAPDDRGHYLCYLSRRQLPKRIRVFIDFITAQVRALNLDPQVDAPPPLAPAFGLRTDAAA, from the coding sequence ATGACCACCATGAACCTGGTAATGAACGCGACAGCACAGACTCCGATCGACGGCCACGACGCGCTGCCGTGCAGCTTCTCGGCCAGCTACGCCGGTGTGGTGGCCTTCATCACCGTGGCCACCGAGGGCAGCTTCGCGCGCGCGGCCGACCGGTTGGGCGTCGGCCGCTCGGCGGTAAGCCGCAGCGTGCAGAAACTGGAAGGGCAGTTGGGCGCGCGGCTGTTCCTGCGCACGACGCGCTCGACCTCGCTCACCAGCGAGGGCGAACTGTTCTTCGAGAACTGCCGCCCCGGCGTGGAACGGATCACCCAGGCCCTGGACGAAATGCGCGACCTGCGCGAAGGCCCGCCGCGCGGGCAGTTGCGGATCAGTTCGACGCACGGCTTCGGCCGCAACGTCGTCGCGCCGCTGCTGGCCGAGTTCCGCCTGCGCTATCCCGGGATCGGCATCGAACTGACCTTGGAAGAACGGTTGGCCGATCTCGCTGTCGATCGCGTCGATGTCGCCTTCCGCGACGGCCGCATGGACGACAGCCAGGTGATCGCCAAGCAGCTGATCCCGATGCGCATGCTGGTCTGCGCATCGCCCGATTACGCGCGCCGGCGCGGCCTGCCGACATCGATCGGCGAGTTGCAGGCGCACGCCTGCATCAACCGGCGGCTGCCGAACGGGCGTCTGCGCAGTTGGGATTTCAAGATCGACGGTGTCGCCCAATCGGTCGCGCCGCCGGGCGAGCTGGTGTTCAACGACGACGATCTGCTGCTGCAAGCGGTGCATGCCGGCCAGGGGCTGGCGCAGATGCCGGCGTACCAGGTCAGCGCGGCCCTGCGCTCGGGCGCGCTGCTGGCGTGCCTGAATCCGTTCGCGCCCGACGACCGCGGCCATTACCTGTGCTATCTGAGCCGGCGCCAGCTTCCCAAGCGCATCCGCGTGTTCATCGACTTCATCACCGCACAGGTGCGGGCGTTGAATCTCGATCCCCAGGTCGATGCGCCGCCGCCGCTCGCGCCGGCCTTCGGCCTGCGCACCGACGCTGCGGCCTGA
- a CDS encoding SDR family oxidoreductase — MKFVVIGGTGLIGSKVVAQLRAQGHEVVAAAPSTGVNILTGEGLDAAMAGTDTVVDLANSPSFEDAAVMDFFRTAGHNLLSAEARAGVSHHVALSVVGTDKLSASGYFRAKIAQEQLIRESAIPYTIVHSTQFYEFLPGIIQAGTDGQTVRLPPALVQPIASEDVANAVARVAVQKPANGIVEIAGPQREPMADLARRFMRAVQDTREVVSDPSALYFGAQLQEDTLVPVGAAWQGALNFESWLAQSQFARQAPRA; from the coding sequence ATGAAATTCGTCGTCATCGGCGGTACCGGTTTGATCGGCAGCAAGGTGGTCGCGCAACTGCGCGCCCAGGGCCATGAAGTCGTCGCCGCCGCGCCTTCGACCGGGGTCAATATCCTCACCGGCGAAGGTCTGGACGCGGCCATGGCTGGCACCGATACGGTCGTGGACCTGGCCAATTCGCCGTCGTTCGAAGATGCCGCGGTCATGGACTTCTTCCGCACCGCCGGCCACAACCTGCTGAGCGCGGAAGCGCGCGCCGGTGTGAGCCATCATGTGGCCTTGTCGGTGGTGGGCACCGACAAGCTGTCGGCATCGGGCTATTTCCGCGCCAAGATCGCCCAGGAACAGTTGATCCGCGAATCGGCGATTCCCTACACCATCGTGCATTCCACGCAGTTCTACGAATTCCTGCCCGGCATCATCCAGGCCGGCACCGACGGCCAGACGGTGCGGTTGCCGCCGGCGCTGGTGCAGCCGATCGCCTCGGAAGATGTCGCCAACGCGGTCGCGCGCGTGGCCGTGCAGAAGCCGGCCAACGGCATCGTCGAGATCGCCGGGCCGCAGCGCGAGCCGATGGCCGATCTGGCGCGGCGATTCATGCGCGCCGTGCAAGATACGCGCGAAGTCGTCAGCGATCCGAGCGCGCTGTACTTCGGCGCGCAATTGCAGGAAGACACGCTGGTGCCGGTCGGCGCGGCGTGGCAGGGCGCGTTGAACTTCGAGAGCTGGCTTGCACAATCGCAGTTCGCCCGCCAGGCGCCGCGCGCCTGA
- a CDS encoding Ohr family peroxiredoxin — translation MSPLRPPPPIFLDKYHGEQARALYTGRVRVSGGEAMHGRASGVARSDDSALEVDLRLPVELGGPGGGSNPEQLLAAAYAACFHGALVLLANRSGLALMQVTVDAAVTFARDPMDGLFLLSAEIRVDLPGVERAVAAELVRNTERICPYAKMFRQGIDHVVVVAHDDDPC, via the coding sequence ATGAGCCCGTTGCGACCGCCGCCGCCGATTTTTCTCGACAAGTACCACGGTGAACAGGCCCGCGCGCTGTACACCGGCCGGGTGCGGGTGAGCGGCGGCGAGGCCATGCACGGGCGCGCCTCGGGCGTGGCGCGTTCGGACGACAGCGCGCTCGAGGTGGATCTGCGCTTGCCGGTGGAACTGGGCGGGCCGGGCGGCGGCAGCAATCCGGAGCAACTGCTGGCGGCGGCCTACGCCGCCTGTTTTCATGGCGCGCTGGTGTTGCTCGCCAATCGTTCGGGACTGGCGTTGATGCAAGTGACGGTGGATGCCGCGGTGACGTTCGCGCGCGATCCGATGGATGGGCTGTTCCTGCTGTCGGCGGAAATCCGCGTCGATCTTCCCGGCGTGGAGCGCGCGGTCGCGGCCGAACTGGTGCGCAACACCGAGCGGATCTGCCCTTACGCGAAGATGTTCCGCCAAGGCATCGACCATGTCGTGGTGGTCGCGCACGACGACGATCCTTGCTGA
- a CDS encoding putative glycoside hydrolase, translating into MSNSASAPFVRARAIFAGLTLALLLLPATASSAPHNGQLYLDYAEVPLITQHPGAYSWMVIQSYMRVHVDIPRLKAANPGMRLYMYFDTAGAYDLPPAEEPWPSGMSYRWVKANHPDWIVKDRSGRPVTFWGGDLHLYDVGNKAYQDEWARRAIDYAKTGGFHGVFADDVNMGESFRSSWSAIPSKYPTDLAWTQAVESFLKNVSPQLKAAGLALMPNVASAWNSDRPTQVRWAKLAGAYAREHYESWPSGDAPGEDDINKGLLGGADWAWMASLHRDIAQAGVGFYAFPHAGGWQALDKMRYTSASFLLWHDPGAAGGGYAYATGGGADTGQDPYNSAWTFDLGAPSAAAVQQSPGVWTRRFARGSVRVDSNAKTASILP; encoded by the coding sequence ATGTCGAATTCCGCATCCGCGCCGTTCGTCCGGGCGCGCGCGATCTTCGCCGGATTGACCCTGGCTCTGCTGCTGCTGCCGGCGACGGCATCGAGCGCGCCGCACAACGGCCAGCTTTACCTCGACTACGCCGAAGTGCCGTTGATCACGCAGCACCCCGGCGCTTACTCGTGGATGGTCATCCAGAGCTACATGCGCGTGCACGTCGACATCCCGCGGCTCAAGGCCGCCAATCCCGGCATGCGTTTGTATATGTATTTCGACACCGCAGGCGCCTACGACCTGCCGCCCGCCGAAGAACCGTGGCCTTCCGGCATGTCGTATCGCTGGGTCAAGGCCAATCATCCGGACTGGATCGTCAAGGATCGCAGCGGCCGCCCGGTCACGTTCTGGGGCGGGGATCTGCATCTGTACGACGTCGGCAACAAGGCCTATCAGGACGAATGGGCGCGGCGCGCCATCGATTACGCGAAGACCGGCGGCTTCCATGGCGTGTTCGCGGACGACGTCAACATGGGCGAAAGTTTTCGTTCGAGTTGGTCGGCGATCCCGTCCAAGTACCCGACCGATCTGGCGTGGACGCAGGCGGTCGAATCGTTCCTGAAAAACGTTTCGCCGCAACTGAAGGCCGCCGGCCTCGCGCTGATGCCCAACGTGGCCTCTGCCTGGAACTCCGACCGGCCCACGCAAGTGCGCTGGGCGAAACTGGCCGGCGCTTACGCGCGGGAGCATTACGAATCCTGGCCCAGCGGCGATGCGCCCGGCGAAGACGACATCAACAAGGGCTTGCTCGGCGGCGCCGACTGGGCCTGGATGGCCTCGCTTCATCGCGACATCGCCCAGGCCGGAGTCGGCTTTTACGCGTTCCCGCATGCCGGCGGTTGGCAGGCCCTCGACAAGATGCGTTACACCAGCGCCTCGTTCCTGCTCTGGCACGATCCCGGCGCGGCCGGCGGCGGCTACGCCTATGCCACCGGCGGCGGCGCGGATACCGGCCAGGACCCGTACAACAGCGCGTGGACCTTCGATCTGGGCGCGCCGTCGGCGGCAGCGGTGCAGCAATCGCCGGGCGTGTGGACGCGGCGATTCGCGCGCGGCTCGGTGCGGGTGGATTCCAACGCCAAGACCGCAAGCATCTTGCCCTGA
- a CDS encoding DUF5694 domain-containing protein, producing MTSVICALALGLSSAGSAHAQVDLSTLDDKMAGPTTQVLVLGTVHLSTMPKDFDRRSLQPLIDRLVEFHPQIVTVEEMPGEQCDMAERHPAIYGEQGLAPYCRKPDAGKTATGLDVPAAIAQTHKTLKTWPAAPTPAQRRHLAALFMAANDDVSALVQWLQLPTAERRAGDGLDAALVAALEKSTRANSESGLIAAVVAARLGLQRVYAADDHTGDNVDVADAAAFGKAIQQAWDAAAAPMRPIRERQNALIKAGDMLGLYRYINSPAVMRANIDSDFAAALRDRSPEHYGQMYVAGWETRNLRMVANIRAAARERPGTRVLSIVGVSHKPWFDDLLGRMQGLRIVDAQEVLK from the coding sequence ATGACATCCGTAATCTGCGCGCTGGCCCTCGGCCTGAGCAGCGCCGGCAGCGCGCATGCGCAGGTGGATCTGTCCACGCTCGACGACAAGATGGCCGGGCCCACCACGCAGGTGTTGGTGCTGGGCACGGTGCACCTGAGCACGATGCCGAAGGATTTCGATCGCCGCTCCCTGCAGCCGCTGATCGACCGTCTGGTCGAGTTCCATCCGCAGATCGTCACCGTCGAAGAGATGCCCGGCGAGCAGTGCGACATGGCCGAGCGCCATCCGGCGATCTATGGCGAGCAAGGGCTGGCGCCGTATTGCCGCAAACCCGATGCGGGCAAGACGGCGACGGGGCTGGACGTGCCGGCGGCGATCGCCCAGACGCACAAGACCCTGAAGACATGGCCGGCGGCGCCGACTCCGGCGCAGCGACGCCATCTGGCGGCGTTGTTCATGGCCGCCAACGACGATGTGTCGGCGCTGGTGCAATGGCTGCAACTGCCGACGGCGGAACGCCGCGCCGGCGATGGGTTGGACGCCGCGCTGGTCGCCGCGCTCGAAAAATCCACGCGCGCCAACAGCGAAAGCGGGCTGATCGCCGCGGTCGTGGCGGCGCGCCTGGGCTTGCAGCGCGTGTACGCGGCCGACGATCACACCGGCGACAACGTCGATGTCGCCGATGCAGCGGCCTTCGGCAAGGCGATCCAGCAGGCCTGGGACGCGGCCGCGGCGCCGATGCGGCCGATCCGCGAGCGCCAGAACGCCTTGATCAAGGCCGGCGACATGTTGGGCCTGTATCGCTACATCAACAGCCCCGCGGTCATGCGCGCCAACATCGACAGCGATTTCGCCGCGGCCCTGCGCGACCGCTCGCCCGAGCATTACGGCCAGATGTATGTCGCCGGTTGGGAGACCCGCAACCTGCGCATGGTGGCCAACATCCGCGCGGCCGCGCGCGAGCGTCCCGGCACGCGCGTGCTGTCGATCGTCGGCGTCTCGCACAAGCCCTGGTTCGACGATCTGCTGGGCCGCATGCAGGGCCTGCGCATCGTCGATGCGCAGGAGGTTCTGAAGTGA
- the gcvA gene encoding transcriptional regulator GcvA, whose protein sequence is MNRMLPGTRALRTFEAAARHLNFTRAADEVGLTPAAVSHQIKEIEDQLGLVLFTRTSRSIQLTPAGAELFQATATALDTLQRAVGRARRMARERSGLRISTSARFASNWLLPKLPQFRAVHPQLQLDFDISDELRDFDVDDIDAAIRFGTGRYPHMRSQRLFDTRIVAVCSPALLQTGPPLDHPRDLLQHTLCHVDWKTDSMVWPTWRMWMAAAGIEDFDDSRCLAFADSAHVVQAVIDGGAVGLADLEMIGTDLAQGRLVRVFDIEVQVAPEYAYHLVYPDSSHDDPRILAFREWLLGQTDLPGAP, encoded by the coding sequence ATGAACCGGATGTTGCCGGGCACCCGCGCGCTGCGAACCTTCGAGGCGGCCGCGCGGCATTTGAACTTCACCCGCGCCGCCGACGAGGTCGGGCTGACGCCGGCGGCGGTCAGCCACCAGATCAAGGAGATCGAGGATCAACTCGGCCTGGTGCTGTTCACCCGCACCAGCCGCAGCATCCAGCTGACCCCGGCCGGCGCGGAGTTGTTCCAGGCCACCGCCACCGCGCTCGACACGCTGCAGCGCGCCGTCGGCCGCGCCCGGCGCATGGCGCGCGAACGCAGCGGCCTGCGCATTTCGACCAGCGCGCGCTTCGCCAGCAACTGGCTGCTGCCCAAGTTGCCGCAGTTCCGCGCCGTGCATCCGCAGTTGCAACTCGACTTCGACATCAGCGATGAGCTGCGCGATTTCGACGTGGACGATATCGACGCGGCGATCCGCTTCGGCACCGGCCGCTATCCGCATATGCGCTCGCAGCGGCTGTTCGATACCCGCATCGTCGCCGTGTGCAGCCCCGCCCTGCTGCAAACCGGGCCGCCACTCGACCACCCGCGCGACCTGCTCCAGCACACCTTGTGCCATGTGGACTGGAAGACCGACAGCATGGTCTGGCCGACCTGGCGCATGTGGATGGCGGCGGCCGGCATCGAGGATTTCGACGACAGCCGCTGTCTCGCGTTCGCGGATTCGGCGCATGTCGTGCAAGCGGTGATCGACGGCGGCGCGGTCGGATTGGCCGATCTGGAGATGATCGGCACCGATCTCGCCCAGGGCCGGCTGGTGCGCGTATTCGATATCGAGGTCCAGGTCGCGCCCGAATACGCCTATCACCTGGTCTATCCGGACAGCAGTCACGACGACCCGCGCATTCTCGCGTTTCGCGAATGGTTGCTTGGTCAGACGGATTTACCGGGGGCGCCCTGA
- a CDS encoding NAD(P)H-dependent oxidoreductase encodes MHALIVLAHPDPQSLSHAVAARIGEGIAHGASAHSFQIADLAAEGFDPRFTADDVAVHVRLAPPPADVLVEQARIDRADALVLVYPVFWWSMPGLLKGWIDRVFTNGWAYRSDADTALVKRLRGRRVHLVGIGGADLRTYTRRGYLDAMKTQIDHGIFDYCGASVETSELLLDSVNDAASHLQTAHAIGLRLFDPSRRSKAGEAA; translated from the coding sequence ATGCATGCGCTGATCGTCCTCGCCCATCCCGACCCGCAATCGCTCAGCCACGCCGTCGCCGCGCGGATCGGTGAGGGCATCGCGCACGGCGCTTCGGCGCACAGCTTCCAAATCGCCGACCTTGCCGCGGAAGGGTTCGACCCGCGTTTCACCGCCGACGATGTCGCCGTGCATGTCCGACTTGCGCCGCCGCCGGCCGATGTTCTCGTCGAGCAGGCGCGGATCGATCGTGCCGACGCGCTGGTGCTGGTGTATCCGGTGTTCTGGTGGTCGATGCCGGGCTTGCTCAAAGGCTGGATCGATCGCGTCTTCACCAACGGCTGGGCCTACCGCTCCGATGCCGACACGGCATTGGTGAAGCGGCTGCGCGGCCGGCGCGTGCATCTGGTCGGCATCGGCGGCGCCGATCTGCGCACCTATACCCGGCGCGGCTACCTGGACGCGATGAAGACCCAGATCGATCACGGCATCTTCGACTACTGCGGTGCCAGCGTGGAGACCTCGGAACTGCTGCTCGATTCGGTAAACGACGCAGCCTCGCATCTGCAGACCGCGCACGCCATCGGCCTGCGGTTGTTCGATCCATCGCGGCGATCCAAGGCGGGCGAGGCGGCCTGA
- a CDS encoding fasciclin domain-containing protein, producing MTSTTTAAGASAASSPLAMTETAPKKLLEVAAAEGSFAIFCEAVERAGMSEFLNGNGPFTAFIPTDAAFGELPEGALASLFLPENKARLNDLLNGHLIPKRKTVVEFERWDALKTVNGRNVAIQVLDKQVSFGVGKVVLPNIYSSNAVIHGIDRVNLPAN from the coding sequence ATGACCAGCACCACGACTGCGGCCGGCGCGAGCGCCGCTTCTTCCCCTCTCGCGATGACGGAGACGGCGCCGAAGAAGCTGCTCGAAGTCGCCGCGGCCGAAGGATCGTTCGCGATTTTCTGCGAAGCGGTGGAACGCGCCGGCATGTCCGAATTCCTTAACGGAAACGGCCCGTTCACCGCGTTCATTCCCACCGACGCGGCCTTCGGCGAACTGCCGGAAGGCGCGCTGGCAAGCTTGTTCCTGCCGGAAAACAAGGCGCGTTTGAACGATCTGCTCAACGGTCATCTGATTCCGAAAAGGAAGACCGTGGTCGAGTTCGAGCGCTGGGACGCGCTGAAGACGGTGAACGGCCGCAACGTCGCGATCCAGGTGCTCGACAAGCAGGTCAGCTTCGGCGTCGGCAAGGTGGTCCTGCCCAATATCTACTCGAGCAATGCGGTTATTCACGGCATCGACCGGGTCAATCTGCCCGCCAACTAG